In Rhodococcus sp. OK302, one genomic interval encodes:
- a CDS encoding mismatch-specific DNA-glycosylase, protein MGFTRAELESYRDAEIDDLIGPGCRLLFVGINPGLWTAATGAHFARPGNRFYPALLRAGIIEREINPANGMSDEDKQHLIDRGVGITNLAVRATARADELTAEELAVGGVRVHQVVKETKPVVVAFAGITAYRTAFGDKKAKAGRQDQDFEGAALWIVPNPSGLNAHETVDTLAAKYRAAALDAGILK, encoded by the coding sequence ATGGGATTCACGCGTGCGGAGTTGGAGTCGTATCGCGACGCCGAGATCGACGATCTGATCGGTCCTGGCTGCCGATTGTTGTTTGTCGGGATCAATCCAGGGTTGTGGACTGCGGCGACAGGCGCGCATTTTGCGCGGCCGGGTAATCGGTTTTACCCAGCGTTGCTGCGGGCGGGCATTATCGAGCGGGAGATCAATCCCGCCAACGGGATGTCCGACGAAGACAAGCAACATCTGATCGATCGGGGTGTGGGTATCACCAACCTGGCGGTGCGGGCGACGGCGCGGGCGGATGAACTCACTGCCGAAGAATTAGCGGTGGGTGGAGTTCGGGTGCATCAGGTCGTGAAGGAAACCAAGCCGGTAGTGGTTGCTTTTGCCGGGATAACGGCCTATCGAACGGCTTTCGGTGACAAGAAGGCCAAGGCTGGTCGGCAGGACCAGGATTTTGAAGGGGCGGCCTTGTGGATCGTGCCAAATCCCAGTGGACTCAACGCACACGAGACAGTGGATACTCTGGCCGCCAAGTATCGCGCTGCAGCACTCGACGCGGGAATTCTGAAGTGA
- a CDS encoding WS/DGAT domain-containing protein has product MTPTDAQTFWISEKIPNDQLLLYCFEGQSESIEDIRRSLLERASTMPDLCVRIREVPWHLDYPLWEPMPVTQALVVTHKLAEPSWDQCINSIEVLLENHVNPRATPWLLHLFEGVRGAPRCDGPALIAVLQVAHSLADGKRATAIARTLFSQDGPPPEMIDTRSSSSAEILTRAALRLPGQIFRLFRDGRAGHQAQLQLEADTLAEVVAPQAPNRTKVRSNIAPDPHRLVRMVVRDAADFRADGVSVTVGAMTAISIAMTNYLAAADGSVPPELGAEVTIAKDGKPKSRNHFRNAGVGLFPEVPDLRERAERIKESMAERRARAAHPSSAASDLAMEAVPGPLIRWGVQQYDFTAIPEAVTGNTVVSSVARGAADLMLGGGVVRFTAGFPSLSPVMSLTHGVHGIGDTVTISITTSPSSIPDIDLYEKLMHDAIDEVRSAFS; this is encoded by the coding sequence ATGACGCCCACCGATGCCCAAACGTTCTGGATTTCGGAGAAGATCCCCAACGATCAGCTCCTGCTCTATTGCTTCGAGGGGCAATCGGAGTCCATCGAAGACATCAGGCGTTCGCTGCTCGAACGTGCGTCGACCATGCCCGATCTGTGCGTGCGCATTCGTGAAGTTCCCTGGCATCTGGACTACCCCCTGTGGGAACCGATGCCGGTAACGCAAGCGTTGGTGGTGACGCACAAGCTTGCTGAGCCGTCGTGGGATCAGTGCATCAACTCGATCGAGGTGCTGCTCGAGAATCACGTCAATCCGCGGGCGACACCGTGGCTGCTGCATTTGTTCGAAGGTGTGCGCGGCGCACCGCGTTGCGACGGACCGGCATTGATTGCCGTTCTGCAGGTGGCTCATTCATTGGCCGACGGTAAACGGGCCACGGCAATTGCTCGCACACTCTTTTCGCAAGACGGACCGCCACCCGAAATGATCGACACCCGCTCGAGCAGTTCCGCTGAAATACTGACGCGCGCAGCACTGCGGCTTCCCGGGCAGATCTTCAGACTCTTTCGTGACGGCCGCGCCGGACATCAGGCGCAACTGCAATTGGAAGCCGACACACTGGCTGAAGTTGTTGCGCCCCAAGCTCCCAACCGGACCAAGGTTCGATCGAACATCGCTCCGGATCCACACCGACTGGTGCGGATGGTGGTGCGCGACGCGGCAGATTTCCGGGCTGACGGAGTCTCCGTCACGGTAGGAGCCATGACGGCAATCTCCATTGCCATGACCAACTATCTGGCCGCAGCGGACGGTTCTGTTCCACCGGAGTTGGGCGCTGAGGTGACCATAGCGAAGGACGGAAAGCCGAAATCCCGCAACCACTTCCGCAACGCCGGAGTAGGCCTCTTCCCGGAGGTTCCAGACTTGCGTGAGCGCGCCGAACGCATCAAAGAATCGATGGCGGAGCGTCGAGCGCGAGCGGCTCACCCGTCCAGTGCGGCATCAGATCTGGCGATGGAAGCCGTTCCGGGACCGCTCATCCGTTGGGGCGTGCAGCAGTACGATTTCACGGCGATACCCGAAGCGGTAACAGGAAATACCGTCGTTTCGAGCGTGGCACGCGGCGCTGCGGACTTGATGCTCGGCGGCGGCGTTGTGCGATTCACCGCTGGATTCCCGAGTTTGTCGCCGGTCATGTCACTGACCCATGGAGTGCACGGAATCGGAGACACGGTGACGATCAGCATCACCACCAGTCCGTCGTCGATCCCCGATATCGATCTCTACGAAAAGCTGATGCACGACGCGATCGACGAGGTCCGCAGCGCCTTCTCCTGA
- a CDS encoding SRPBCC family protein, with amino-acid sequence MSSDEFLVERSAVVNADAPTIFGLINDFHHWTKWSPWEGLDPDMKRTYSGPAEGVGASYAWSGNKKAGSGSMSITESVPNQRVVLDLSFLKPFKAQNVTTFLLEPQGENVAVTWRMTGKKNFFFKAFGFIFSMDKMVGKDFEKGLAQLKAVAEKG; translated from the coding sequence ATGAGTTCCGATGAGTTTCTTGTCGAACGCAGCGCGGTGGTCAACGCGGATGCGCCCACGATCTTCGGATTGATCAACGATTTCCATCACTGGACGAAGTGGTCACCGTGGGAAGGCCTCGACCCCGACATGAAGCGGACGTACAGCGGTCCGGCCGAGGGTGTCGGCGCGTCATATGCCTGGTCGGGAAACAAGAAGGCAGGTTCCGGATCGATGTCGATCACGGAATCCGTTCCGAACCAGCGTGTGGTGTTGGACCTTTCGTTCCTCAAACCGTTCAAAGCGCAGAACGTCACGACATTCCTGCTGGAACCCCAGGGGGAGAATGTGGCCGTGACGTGGAGAATGACCGGAAAGAAGAACTTCTTCTTCAAGGCCTTCGGGTTCATTTTCAGCATGGACAAAATGGTGGGCAAAGATTTCGAGAAGGGTCTTGCGCAGCTGAAAGCTGTGGCCGAAAAGGGCTGA
- a CDS encoding phage holin family protein — protein MISFLIRAAIFLGSSAVGILVASLILSGFSAPASGFITAVVIFAIAQSVLQPFIAKMAKRHAPAFLGGIGLVSTFVALLLAQIFSDLQITGTTTWISATVIVWLVTALATLVLPLLFVRKKVQERKA, from the coding sequence ATGATTAGCTTTCTGATTCGCGCCGCGATCTTTCTAGGCTCATCGGCCGTCGGTATTCTCGTTGCGTCGTTGATACTTTCAGGCTTCTCTGCGCCCGCATCCGGATTTATCACCGCGGTTGTGATCTTTGCGATTGCGCAGTCCGTGCTGCAACCATTCATCGCGAAAATGGCGAAGCGCCACGCGCCGGCCTTCCTTGGCGGAATCGGTTTGGTGTCGACATTTGTCGCGCTGCTCCTGGCCCAGATTTTCTCTGACCTACAGATCACAGGTACGACAACCTGGATTTCGGCGACAGTCATCGTTTGGCTCGTCACGGCGCTCGCGACCTTGGTTTTGCCGCTGCTGTTCGTTCGCAAGAAAGTGCAAGAGCGGAAGGCATGA
- a CDS encoding L-lactate dehydrogenase has translation MTTAHRSRKKKVSIVGAGSVGTAIAYACLIRGSADVLALYDTNTAKVRAEVLDLNHGTQFTPPCVVDGGDDIAITAGSDLVIVTAGAKQKPGQSRLELAAVNVKLAQTLTEQLLAVSPDAVILFVSNPVDVVTFAAVHAAGPSYAGRIFGSGTVLDTARLRFLMASKLGVAVENVHAFIVGEHGDSEIPAWSSATIGGIPATEFVGPSGNTLDSAVRGDIARAVVQSAYEIIEGKGATNLAIGLSSAFIAEVVLRDEQRVLPISTLQDGVHGLEGVCLSLPTLVGGTGAGRVLELSLSAGEKSGLRASAETLREVQNSLGL, from the coding sequence ATGACGACGGCACATCGCTCTCGGAAGAAGAAGGTCTCCATCGTCGGCGCCGGAAGTGTCGGTACCGCAATCGCGTACGCGTGTCTGATCCGCGGATCGGCGGATGTTCTCGCTCTCTACGACACGAATACCGCCAAGGTGCGGGCCGAAGTTCTCGACCTCAACCACGGCACGCAGTTCACGCCGCCTTGTGTGGTGGACGGCGGCGACGATATCGCGATCACCGCGGGCTCCGACCTGGTGATCGTCACGGCCGGGGCAAAACAGAAACCGGGGCAGTCGCGCCTCGAACTGGCAGCAGTCAACGTGAAGCTCGCGCAAACTCTGACCGAGCAACTGCTCGCAGTGTCTCCCGACGCTGTCATCCTCTTTGTCAGCAACCCGGTCGACGTGGTGACCTTTGCGGCAGTGCACGCCGCGGGTCCGTCGTACGCCGGCCGAATCTTCGGTTCGGGAACAGTGTTGGACACCGCGCGATTGCGTTTTCTGATGGCGTCGAAATTGGGGGTCGCAGTCGAGAATGTGCACGCATTTATCGTCGGGGAGCACGGTGATTCGGAAATTCCGGCGTGGTCCAGCGCAACCATCGGTGGTATTCCGGCCACAGAGTTCGTGGGCCCTTCCGGAAACACTCTCGATTCCGCGGTCCGCGGCGACATAGCGCGGGCCGTCGTGCAGAGCGCGTACGAGATTATCGAGGGCAAGGGCGCGACTAACTTGGCGATCGGGTTGTCGAGTGCGTTCATCGCAGAAGTAGTTCTGCGAGACGAGCAGCGGGTCCTGCCCATTTCGACACTTCAGGATGGAGTACACGGACTGGAAGGAGTATGCCTATCTCTACCGACTCTCGTAGGCGGCACCGGCGCGGGCCGGGTACTCGAGCTGTCTCTGTCCGCGGGGGAGAAGTCGGGACTGCGCGCCTCAGCGGAAACACTACGAGAAGTTCAGAATTCGCTCGGGTTGTAA
- a CDS encoding PE-PPE domain-containing protein gives MAEVTVLAVGGTGESHPGDDRTRVVGLLSAVTDELDDRFVAQWVGYPASYGPVADGGSSFRRSTELGVKALLTAIAKISGPIMLIGYSQGCTVIRAALPKFNGRNIIGVGLISDPQQPAGVLAGCEGHGVAGVGPGVPPWIPVQWIGHPQDMICNASEDSYIRDIADLTRWMSFTQTKVWFRKVWELLRSNTFQNAQKTRFSPKQWRTDLRRIRTAFLEVLGYLPTRLNWRSIQMQNPHGGRHISYAIEPLDNSGLTGCQLLADWMSARANGVVRPAQAA, from the coding sequence ATGGCTGAGGTAACTGTTCTTGCAGTCGGTGGCACCGGCGAATCCCATCCCGGCGACGACCGCACCCGTGTGGTGGGTTTGCTGAGTGCTGTCACCGATGAGCTCGACGATCGTTTCGTGGCCCAGTGGGTCGGATACCCCGCGTCGTACGGTCCGGTTGCGGACGGCGGCTCGAGCTTCCGCCGCAGCACAGAGTTGGGAGTGAAAGCGCTGCTGACTGCGATCGCCAAGATCAGCGGACCCATCATGCTCATCGGATATTCACAAGGGTGCACGGTCATTCGCGCTGCCCTGCCGAAATTTAACGGCCGCAACATCATCGGTGTGGGATTGATCTCCGATCCGCAACAACCGGCCGGTGTGCTCGCCGGTTGCGAAGGACACGGAGTCGCCGGAGTAGGACCGGGGGTTCCGCCGTGGATTCCGGTTCAGTGGATCGGGCATCCTCAGGACATGATCTGTAATGCCAGCGAAGACAGCTACATTCGTGACATCGCCGACCTCACCCGCTGGATGTCCTTCACTCAAACCAAGGTCTGGTTTCGCAAGGTCTGGGAACTGCTCCGTAGCAATACATTCCAGAATGCCCAGAAGACTCGTTTCAGTCCGAAGCAGTGGCGTACGGACCTGAGACGCATCCGTACCGCATTCCTCGAAGTGCTCGGATACCTACCAACTCGGTTGAACTGGCGCAGCATTCAGATGCAGAACCCCCACGGCGGGCGGCATATCAGCTACGCGATCGAACCCCTCGACAACAGTGGGCTCACCGGTTGCCAGCTACTGGCAGACTGGATGAGCGCCCGAGCAAACGGCGTCGTGCGACCCGCCCAGGCTGCCTGA
- a CDS encoding glycerophosphodiester phosphodiesterase family protein, with protein sequence MELTKILSCAAIAVALPFSALAAPASAAPTGSLDWSGPLGSLAPQPVSAFDVQAHRGGLGLFTESSLAAFSNALEMGVSTLELDTQVTEDGIAVVTHDRKISNKKCLDTAPATVGDPEFPYVGKFINTLNLDQIKTMDCGTQQLAGYPEQQTVPGAKMQTLNEVLNLVKSYNAPGVKLNIETKVEAGAPHETAPREQFVSVVLDTIRAAGMLEHVTIQSFDWGSLMLTRKLAPSVPVVALTNGDFLQVGKDGASPWLGGIDIDDFGGDGIAAVATFGASAYSPVQGTPQGGKVSDPGFTLYPTATMMESAHARDIKVIPWTVDDPATMHALIDLGVDGIITDFPDRLRTVLTERGLELPAPAVKK encoded by the coding sequence ATGGAACTGACCAAAATTCTGTCCTGCGCCGCAATCGCTGTCGCACTCCCCTTCAGCGCGTTGGCAGCGCCGGCTTCCGCAGCGCCCACCGGTAGCCTGGACTGGTCGGGGCCACTGGGAAGCCTGGCGCCCCAACCGGTTTCAGCCTTCGATGTCCAGGCTCATCGCGGCGGGCTGGGACTGTTCACCGAAAGCAGCCTGGCAGCCTTCTCCAATGCCCTCGAAATGGGTGTGAGCACACTGGAACTCGATACGCAGGTCACTGAAGACGGCATCGCCGTCGTCACACACGACCGCAAGATCTCGAACAAGAAGTGCCTCGACACCGCGCCGGCCACCGTCGGCGACCCGGAGTTTCCCTACGTCGGCAAGTTCATCAATACTTTGAACCTCGACCAGATCAAGACGATGGACTGCGGAACTCAGCAACTCGCCGGATACCCTGAGCAGCAGACTGTTCCGGGCGCCAAGATGCAGACGCTCAACGAAGTACTCAACCTCGTGAAGTCGTACAACGCGCCCGGTGTCAAGCTCAACATCGAAACCAAAGTTGAAGCCGGAGCACCACACGAAACTGCTCCACGCGAGCAATTCGTCTCCGTCGTGCTCGACACCATCCGAGCAGCCGGCATGCTGGAGCACGTCACCATTCAGAGCTTCGACTGGGGTTCACTCATGCTCACCCGTAAACTTGCTCCGAGCGTTCCCGTGGTCGCGCTGACAAACGGCGATTTCCTGCAGGTCGGCAAAGACGGCGCCTCACCTTGGCTGGGCGGAATCGATATCGACGATTTCGGCGGTGACGGCATTGCAGCCGTTGCAACCTTCGGTGCGTCCGCGTACTCCCCCGTTCAAGGAACTCCGCAGGGCGGCAAGGTATCCGATCCCGGTTTCACGCTGTACCCGACCGCAACGATGATGGAGAGCGCCCATGCACGCGACATCAAGGTCATTCCGTGGACCGTGGATGACCCGGCAACGATGCACGCACTGATCGATCTCGGCGTCGACGGAATCATCACGGACTTTCCCGACCGACTTCGCACCGTTCTGACCGAGCGTGGCCTGGAACTGCCCGCACCAGCGGTCAAGAAGTAA
- a CDS encoding MFS transporter: protein MARPTRPLADRAESRYERSRPVWLILAVLITVEVISAFETSMMYAALPTFAEIFDADTSAVGWSVTAFLLVAASSAAVCGRLGDMYGRERVLMVVLACATVGSIVSMSMGTLEGIIIGRAIQGVAGAILPLCIGLAREHLPANKVPMAVALIAGSAIAAGAASLVVAGVIIDLGDWRYIFVVTALYAILCIILVEAVLPWRRRTYTRQPIDFAGAAGLAVSVASILLGLTQGKSWGWDDGRVLGLLVVGLTVFAWWVRWELNCSSPIVNLRLLAERNIALTMLSTLALGLGPIGVASMLIPIIMQSPTTSPFGLGLSPTTAGLLSFVGAMVGMLFTPLAGKLAASVGARSSLLIGTGLFLVACAGFFVFHDSLVGMAMLVVVVSIATAFAYTSLSNLLVEFVPEHSTSETVGSQSVVRTASMAVGTSITTVLLASLVVPGTSIPTVAALGAVCALLVTTCVVTIILALGIKYENR, encoded by the coding sequence ATGGCGAGACCCACTAGACCTCTAGCGGACCGTGCAGAGAGTCGTTACGAACGGTCTCGACCAGTTTGGCTCATCCTGGCTGTGTTGATCACCGTCGAGGTGATCAGCGCATTCGAGACATCGATGATGTACGCGGCGCTGCCGACATTCGCCGAGATCTTCGACGCCGATACCTCGGCCGTCGGATGGTCCGTGACGGCATTCCTGCTCGTCGCAGCGTCTTCTGCCGCGGTATGCGGGCGACTCGGAGATATGTACGGGCGTGAACGAGTTCTGATGGTGGTTTTGGCCTGTGCCACCGTGGGTTCGATCGTGAGCATGTCCATGGGGACTCTCGAGGGCATCATCATCGGCCGCGCCATTCAGGGTGTTGCGGGCGCGATTCTGCCGCTGTGTATCGGGCTGGCGCGTGAACACCTGCCGGCCAACAAGGTCCCCATGGCAGTCGCCTTGATCGCCGGATCGGCAATTGCAGCGGGCGCGGCGTCGCTGGTCGTCGCCGGTGTGATCATCGACCTGGGCGACTGGCGATACATTTTTGTCGTCACCGCGCTCTACGCCATCCTGTGCATCATCCTGGTCGAAGCGGTACTACCGTGGCGCCGTCGGACCTACACTCGCCAGCCGATTGATTTCGCGGGAGCAGCGGGGCTCGCCGTGTCTGTGGCGTCGATCTTGTTGGGTCTCACGCAAGGAAAATCGTGGGGCTGGGACGATGGTCGCGTACTCGGTCTACTTGTAGTCGGTCTCACGGTCTTTGCCTGGTGGGTGCGGTGGGAGTTGAACTGCTCATCGCCGATCGTCAATCTACGTCTCCTTGCCGAACGCAACATCGCGCTCACCATGCTCAGCACACTCGCTCTCGGGCTCGGTCCTATCGGAGTGGCCTCCATGCTCATTCCGATCATCATGCAATCGCCGACAACCTCGCCGTTCGGACTCGGCCTTTCGCCGACCACCGCCGGCCTTCTGTCGTTTGTCGGTGCCATGGTCGGAATGTTGTTCACACCGCTCGCTGGAAAGCTGGCAGCATCGGTCGGAGCGCGCAGTTCGCTGTTGATCGGAACCGGACTGTTCCTCGTCGCGTGTGCCGGTTTCTTCGTGTTCCATGATTCATTGGTCGGGATGGCAATGCTCGTGGTGGTCGTCTCCATCGCAACAGCCTTCGCGTACACATCGTTGTCGAACCTTCTCGTTGAATTTGTTCCCGAGCACAGCACCAGCGAAACTGTCGGTAGTCAGTCCGTTGTGCGAACTGCCTCCATGGCGGTTGGAACGTCGATCACAACGGTTTTGCTCGCGTCTCTCGTGGTTCCGGGAACGTCGATACCGACAGTTGCCGCGCTCGGTGCCGTCTGCGCGTTGTTGGTGACGACGTGCGTCGTGACGATCATTCTCGCTCTGGGCATCAAGTACGAAAACCGCTGA
- a CDS encoding 3-ketosteroid-delta-1-dehydrogenase produces MAKNLAPAATRAHDIAVDLLVIGSGTGMSAALAANELGLSTLIVEKTQYVGGSTARSGGAFWMPANPVLADAGAGDTIERAKTYVRAVVGDSAPAERGEAFVDHGAATVDMLYRTTPMKFFWAEGYSDYHPELPGGSAAGRTCECRPFDASVLGAERGRLRPGLMEASLPMPVTGADYKWMNLMAKKPFKAFPRIFRRLSQGVFGKYVLKREYIAGGQALAAGLFAGVVQANIPVWTETSLVRLVTEGDRVTGAVVIQDGREVTVTARRGVVLAAGGFDHNMEWRHKYQSESLGEHESLGAEGNTGEAIEAAQELGAGIGLMDQSWWFPAVASIKGRPPMVMLAERALPGSFIVDQTGRRFVNEATDYMSFGQVVLDREKAGDPAEAMWFVFDQEYRNSYVFAGGIFPRQPLPQAFFDSGIAHQASSPAELARKVGLPEDAFVEAFGKFNDAAAAGSDGEFGRGASAYDRYYGDPTVSPNPNLRKLDNKALYAVKMTLSDLGTCGGVRADEHARVLREDGSAIDGLYAIGNTAANAFGHSYPGAGATIGQGLVYGYIAAQHAAER; encoded by the coding sequence ATGGCTAAGAATTTGGCACCCGCCGCGACACGCGCACACGACATCGCGGTCGATCTGCTGGTAATCGGGTCCGGTACCGGCATGTCTGCCGCCCTGGCCGCGAACGAGCTTGGCTTGTCCACGCTGATTGTGGAGAAGACGCAGTATGTGGGCGGTTCGACGGCACGATCCGGTGGGGCGTTCTGGATGCCCGCCAACCCTGTTCTGGCAGATGCCGGAGCGGGCGACACCATCGAGCGCGCAAAGACGTATGTGCGTGCGGTGGTTGGTGATTCGGCACCGGCCGAGCGTGGCGAGGCGTTTGTCGACCACGGCGCAGCCACCGTCGACATGCTTTACCGCACGACGCCCATGAAGTTCTTCTGGGCCGAGGGTTACTCCGACTACCACCCCGAACTGCCGGGCGGTAGCGCTGCCGGTCGCACCTGCGAGTGCCGGCCGTTCGACGCGTCCGTGCTGGGAGCTGAACGCGGTCGCCTGCGCCCCGGTTTGATGGAAGCCAGTCTGCCGATGCCGGTAACCGGTGCGGACTACAAGTGGATGAACCTGATGGCGAAGAAGCCGTTCAAGGCTTTTCCTCGCATCTTCCGTCGTTTGTCACAGGGCGTTTTCGGTAAGTACGTCCTCAAGCGCGAATACATTGCCGGTGGTCAGGCGCTCGCAGCTGGCCTCTTTGCCGGCGTGGTGCAGGCAAATATCCCGGTGTGGACGGAAACGTCGTTGGTTCGGCTCGTTACCGAGGGTGACCGTGTCACCGGTGCCGTTGTGATCCAAGACGGACGCGAGGTCACGGTGACGGCTCGGCGCGGCGTCGTGCTGGCTGCCGGCGGCTTCGACCACAACATGGAGTGGCGCCACAAGTACCAGTCGGAGAGTCTCGGTGAGCACGAGAGCCTGGGCGCCGAGGGCAACACCGGCGAGGCGATCGAGGCCGCGCAGGAGTTGGGCGCCGGCATCGGCTTGATGGACCAGTCGTGGTGGTTCCCCGCAGTAGCGAGCATCAAGGGTCGGCCGCCGATGGTGATGCTCGCCGAGCGCGCTCTGCCCGGTTCGTTCATCGTCGACCAGACCGGTCGACGTTTCGTGAACGAGGCCACCGACTACATGTCGTTCGGTCAGGTTGTGCTCGACCGGGAGAAGGCCGGCGACCCGGCCGAGGCGATGTGGTTTGTTTTCGACCAGGAGTACCGCAACAGTTACGTGTTTGCCGGCGGCATCTTCCCACGTCAGCCCCTTCCTCAGGCATTCTTCGACTCCGGCATCGCGCACCAGGCGAGCAGTCCGGCCGAGCTTGCCCGAAAGGTTGGCCTGCCCGAGGACGCGTTTGTCGAAGCCTTCGGCAAGTTCAATGACGCGGCTGCGGCCGGTAGCGACGGCGAGTTCGGTCGAGGCGCAAGCGCGTACGACCGGTACTACGGCGACCCGACCGTATCCCCGAACCCGAACCTGCGGAAGCTCGACAACAAGGCCCTCTACGCGGTGAAGATGACGTTGAGTGACCTCGGCACGTGCGGCGGCGTGCGCGCCGACGAACACGCTCGGGTTCTCCGTGAAGACGGCAGCGCCATCGATGGGCTGTACGCGATCGGCAATACCGCCGCGAATGCGTTCGGCCACTCGTATCCGGGTGCGGGTGCGACGATCGGCCAGGGGCTGGTTTACGGCTACATCGCCGCGCAGCACGCAGCAGAGCGGTAG
- a CDS encoding RidA family protein — MSVGKKWEEEYGYSDAFLSGDLLFISGQTGLEADGSVPTDPNRQYDLTFAAIGGLLAEHNASPQDLVELVSFHIDYPQHMQEFMESKARFQDGARPAWTAVGVAALGKPGILVEVKAIARIRPE, encoded by the coding sequence ATGTCAGTGGGCAAGAAGTGGGAAGAAGAGTACGGGTACTCCGACGCCTTTCTCAGCGGTGACCTGCTCTTCATATCCGGACAGACCGGCCTCGAAGCCGACGGTTCGGTGCCGACAGATCCGAACCGCCAGTACGACCTCACGTTCGCGGCAATCGGTGGATTGCTCGCCGAGCACAATGCGTCGCCGCAGGATCTTGTGGAACTGGTCAGCTTTCACATCGATTACCCGCAGCACATGCAGGAGTTCATGGAGTCGAAAGCCCGTTTCCAGGATGGTGCGCGTCCGGCGTGGACTGCTGTTGGAGTCGCTGCACTCGGAAAACCCGGAATCCTCGTGGAGGTCAAGGCAATCGCGCGGATCCGCCCGGAGTGA
- a CDS encoding phosphotransferase family protein has protein sequence MKLQRTTLDTTGMPAALEGWLATKLPDGANPSVTLHPRIDANGMSSETITFDATWQEDGRPHSASYVARAAPSAQDVPVFENYSLQDQYDTMRIIGERSEVPVPQVSFMEPSGSVLGTPFFLMNRLTGVVPPDLMPYNFGDNWLFNASPDDQKRLQDNTVKALAALHSIPDADKVFDFLDPKEPGTTALARNLAHTRAWYEFAQRDLGASPLIERALEWLEANLPETTETVLVWGDARLGNVMYDDFEPVGVLDWEMASVGPRELDLSWLIFAHRSFEAMTTNFGLPGMPDFMREEEIVATYQELTGVEVGDLSWYHLYSAVNWGVLFMRTGARSIHFGEVERPDDVETLMFHRSLFESLLNELETAAT, from the coding sequence ATGAAGTTGCAGCGCACCACCCTGGACACCACCGGCATGCCTGCCGCTCTCGAAGGATGGCTTGCCACCAAGCTCCCGGATGGCGCAAACCCTTCCGTCACCTTGCACCCCCGAATCGATGCCAATGGGATGTCTTCGGAGACAATCACATTCGACGCAACCTGGCAGGAAGACGGCCGGCCGCACAGCGCCTCCTACGTTGCCCGAGCAGCACCGAGCGCGCAGGATGTCCCGGTCTTCGAGAACTACTCCCTCCAGGACCAGTACGACACCATGCGAATCATCGGTGAGCGCAGCGAGGTCCCCGTACCGCAAGTGAGTTTCATGGAGCCGTCGGGTTCGGTGCTCGGAACGCCGTTCTTCCTCATGAACCGCCTCACCGGAGTTGTCCCGCCCGACCTGATGCCGTACAACTTCGGCGACAACTGGCTCTTCAACGCATCACCGGACGACCAGAAGCGTCTGCAGGACAACACCGTGAAAGCACTTGCGGCGCTTCATTCAATCCCCGATGCAGACAAGGTCTTCGATTTCCTCGATCCAAAGGAACCGGGCACGACCGCGTTGGCGCGCAACCTCGCCCACACCCGCGCCTGGTACGAGTTCGCGCAGCGCGATCTCGGCGCCTCGCCGCTGATCGAGCGGGCACTGGAGTGGCTGGAAGCCAACCTGCCGGAGACCACCGAAACGGTGCTGGTCTGGGGCGACGCCCGGTTAGGCAACGTGATGTACGACGATTTCGAGCCGGTCGGAGTGCTCGATTGGGAGATGGCAAGCGTCGGCCCACGTGAACTGGACCTGTCGTGGCTGATCTTCGCGCACCGTTCCTTCGAGGCGATGACAACAAACTTCGGGCTCCCCGGCATGCCGGACTTCATGCGCGAGGAAGAGATCGTCGCGACCTATCAAGAGCTCACCGGCGTCGAGGTCGGAGACCTCAGCTGGTACCACCTCTACAGCGCCGTCAACTGGGGCGTGCTGTTCATGCGCACCGGAGCCCGGTCCATCCACTTCGGGGAGGTCGAGCGACCCGACGACGTCGAGACCCTCATGTTTCATCGATCACTGTTCGAGAGCCTGCTCAACGAATTGGAAACGGCGGCAACGTGA